TATCTATTTAAAAAGCAGCATCATTTTCTGTATGAAAAGCTTTTCCATTTCCCACAAAATAACTTTGAAATAAATGAAAGGTCTACTTGCTTATTTTCGACCGTACCAAAACTATGATTGCGCTTCTAGAACAACCTGGGCTACAGCATAATGCTTTGCGTGGGAGATCGATACAAATATGGCAACCGATTCAAATCCTTTTACATTTAACACAGGAGATCCATTCTCCAGTTTTGTTACTTCTATATCCTGAAACGAGAGCTTACCGATGCCAGTACCAGCAGCTTTAGCAAATGCTTCCTTTGCTGCAAATCTCCCAGCAACATATTCTACCTTCCTTTTGTCACTCGTTAATAATCTATAACCTTCTCTCTCTGCAGGCGTTAAAATCCGTTCTATAAAGCGTCCATTGTTCTTTATGCTCTGTTTAATGCGTTCCAGTTCAATAATATCAATACCAATTCCTTTAATCATCTCTTTCTCCTTTTCGTAACAATAAGATCACTAACGGAAAATAAATGTTTAATACAGTTGCTACAATACTTATGATTGAAGTACATTATAAAGTGGATCTTCCAGCCGTGGCGATTTTAATTGTATCTCCCACGGCTTGTTAGCACCGTAATAGTGACCTAAAGGCCGCTTTCGAAATAGGGCATTTAGGTAGCGGTTATCTTCCACTTAGACTTGTTGCTGTACAGATTATCCAACTCCTGAAGGGGAGTCTTATTGGGATAAAACAAATAGTTAATTGTGACCTACTAGTTGATGTCACGATTACAAACATCGTTTTGAACACTTCTTTCATGTTCATAAACGTTCATAAAGATCAAAACAGCTTACTTTCTAAGCTTAAATGCTTACTACTCGGTTACTGAGCCACATGTATACAGCTCAATAAAAGGATTATGTTTAACGATTTGAATCATTCCCTTAAATGTAAAATACAACTACTTGATATAAACCGTTGCAAAAAACCTTCATTTGTCATTTTTATTCGACTTTATAAATAGCATTTAGTAGGATAAAATTAATTATAAACGTGTATGCTTAAAAAATAGAAAAGCAACCAAATTAGTTAAAACCAACTTCCTGTGAGCTTAATTCTATCATACACCTTGTTAGGCAATTTAAAAACCTATTCCATGGAGGAACCAAATGTTTATAAGACATGAAAGAAGTATCAAAGAATTTATGCAATCCTATCCAATCGTTTCCACGCTTGTAATCGTTCACTTAGGTTTATGGCTAGTGATTAATCTTTTACAATTACCGTTTGGTATATGGCTTTACCAGTTAGGGAGTGGAAGTAATTATTGGGTTGAGCAAGGTGAATATTGGCGATTGATTTCCCCGATATTTCTCCATGTTGATTTAATGCATGCACTGTTTAACTCCTTCTCCCTTGTTCTATTTGGTCCTGCTTTAGAACAAATGCTTGGGAGAACCAAATTTATCCTTGGCTACCTTTTTGCTGGCATATTCGGAAATCTAGGGACTTATTTCGTGGAAGATTTATACTATAACCATGTAGGAGCATCAGGGGCAATCTTTGGACTGTTCGGCATCTATATTTTTATGGTGTTATTTCGAAAACACCTTATCGACCAAATTAGTTCGCAAATGGTTACTACTATTTTAATTATTGGTCTAGTCATGACATTCTTCAATCCAGGCATCAATGTTTCCGGCCATGTTTTTGGTTTCCTCGGCGGTTTTATCATAGCACCCGTTATTTTAGCAGGTGCAAATAGCTATAATCCGTGGGCAGCCATTGCAAGACGCAACCGTTACAGAGATGATGATGATATCCAATTTGACCCAAACCGCTGGAACAAAAAACGTCTCCCACGCTCCTTCACTAAAAATATTTGGTGGATTATTTTAGGAGTTCTAGTTTTGCTTGGCTTATTTAGCCGCCTATTTTAATATAAGGAGCATAGTAATGACGAACATTCATGATATAGCAAAATTAGCCGGTGTCTCTGTTTCAACGGTTTCAAGAGTATTAAATAATTATAAGTATGTTTCAGAAGAGAAAAGATTAAAGGTGAAACAGATTATCAAAGAGCTTAATTATACACCTAACAATAACGCTATTGATTTAATACGTGGGGAAACAAAAAGAATAGGTGTTATTATCCCCTATAACAATAATCAAGCATTTGATCAAATGCTTCATGGTATTCTAAACAAATCCAGTGAGTTAGATTTTTCGGTAACTGTACTTCCTTCTAAGTATAATAAAAAAAGAGAACTGGAATATTTGGCTATGCTGAAAAGCAAACAATTAGATGCTCTCATCATAACGTCAAAAGCAAATCATTGGGACAAAATTATCCCCTTTACACAATACGGAACAATTATTTCTTGTGAATACACGGAAAGAGAGGAAATAGGTTGTGCTTATGTAGACCGTTTCGCCTCATACTTAGAAGTATTTCAAATGCTGAAACAGAAAGGGCATCAAAGAATTGCCTTTACGACGGCAAGGGGAAATGAAAGTATAAGTACAAAACAGACAATCAACGCTTATCAGAACGTTATTGGAGAAATGTATCAAAAATTTCACATTGGAAATTGCTTTTGCTTAGAAGATGGTTACAAAGCTGCAGAAATACTTTTGAATCAAAAGAACCGACCTACAGCAATCTACGCTAATGGCGATGAAGTAGCAGGGGGAATTTTCCAATATTGTCAGTATAACAAACTGCAAATTCCCGAAGAGGTTGCAATTGTAGGGCAAGAAAATCAACCAATTGGAGAAGTCTTAGGAATTACAACAGTTAACCACCGACTTTCAGCTTTAGGAGCGCAGGCCTTTGAGCTTGCTGTAAACCGAACATTAGATAAAATAGAAATCCCTTATGAAATAATCCAACGGTCCTCTACATGAGCACGTATAAAGTGAAATCTCTAATCAGTAGCGGTTATCTTTCCCCCACTTGAAATAGTAGATCAAAGTCTAAGATTGCGGTTGTCCTTGAAAAAACACTTTTTCTATGTAAGGTACTGATTCCCAGTTTTGTGTCCGAATGTAAGAAAGTATAAAATGAGGCGTAGTGGACAAGGAAATAACCGAATAGCCACGTCTGGCACATGAGCCCAGCAATGATGCGACTTTAGAAATGCGCCCTACGATAAGTATCATCGGTTC
This genomic interval from Virgibacillus pantothenticus contains the following:
- the acpS gene encoding holo-ACP synthase; the encoded protein is MIKGIGIDIIELERIKQSIKNNGRFIERILTPAEREGYRLLTSDKRKVEYVAGRFAAKEAFAKAAGTGIGKLSFQDIEVTKLENGSPVLNVKGFESVAIFVSISHAKHYAVAQVVLEAQS
- a CDS encoding rhomboid family intramembrane serine protease, giving the protein MFIRHERSIKEFMQSYPIVSTLVIVHLGLWLVINLLQLPFGIWLYQLGSGSNYWVEQGEYWRLISPIFLHVDLMHALFNSFSLVLFGPALEQMLGRTKFILGYLFAGIFGNLGTYFVEDLYYNHVGASGAIFGLFGIYIFMVLFRKHLIDQISSQMVTTILIIGLVMTFFNPGINVSGHVFGFLGGFIIAPVILAGANSYNPWAAIARRNRYRDDDDIQFDPNRWNKKRLPRSFTKNIWWIILGVLVLLGLFSRLF
- a CDS encoding LacI family DNA-binding transcriptional regulator yields the protein MTNIHDIAKLAGVSVSTVSRVLNNYKYVSEEKRLKVKQIIKELNYTPNNNAIDLIRGETKRIGVIIPYNNNQAFDQMLHGILNKSSELDFSVTVLPSKYNKKRELEYLAMLKSKQLDALIITSKANHWDKIIPFTQYGTIISCEYTEREEIGCAYVDRFASYLEVFQMLKQKGHQRIAFTTARGNESISTKQTINAYQNVIGEMYQKFHIGNCFCLEDGYKAAEILLNQKNRPTAIYANGDEVAGGIFQYCQYNKLQIPEEVAIVGQENQPIGEVLGITTVNHRLSALGAQAFELAVNRTLDKIEIPYEIIQRSST